The following proteins are encoded in a genomic region of Tenacibaculum sp. 190524A05c:
- a CDS encoding electron transfer flavoprotein subunit beta/FixA family protein — protein MKILVCISHVPDTTSKINFTENDTKFDTNGVQFVINPYDEFSLTRAMWFKEKQGASVTVVNVGGPETEPTLRKALAIGADDAIRVNTVPTDGFLVAKELAEVVKNGGYDLVLAGKESADYNGQMVPGMLASLLGFDFVNGCVGIEVDGTNATLDREIDGGEEKVSSSLPLVVAGQKGIVEEKDLRIPNMRGIMMARKKPLSVVEASGASASTTTTTFEKPAPKGDVKLVDNVDDLINLLHNEAKAI, from the coding sequence ATGAAAATATTAGTATGTATCAGCCATGTACCTGATACCACTTCAAAAATCAATTTTACTGAGAATGACACTAAGTTTGATACTAACGGTGTTCAATTTGTAATAAATCCATACGACGAATTTAGTTTAACACGCGCAATGTGGTTCAAAGAAAAGCAAGGTGCTTCTGTAACTGTTGTTAATGTAGGAGGACCAGAAACTGAACCAACATTAAGAAAAGCTTTAGCTATTGGAGCAGATGATGCTATTCGTGTAAATACAGTGCCAACTGATGGTTTTTTAGTTGCTAAAGAATTAGCTGAAGTTGTAAAAAACGGTGGTTACGATTTAGTATTAGCTGGAAAAGAATCTGCTGATTATAATGGACAAATGGTTCCTGGTATGTTAGCTTCTTTATTAGGATTCGATTTTGTGAATGGTTGTGTAGGAATTGAGGTTGATGGAACGAATGCTACATTAGATAGAGAAATTGATGGTGGTGAAGAAAAAGTTTCTTCTAGCTTACCATTAGTTGTTGCAGGACAAAAAGGTATCGTTGAAGAGAAAGACTTAAGAATTCCAAACATGAGAGGAATTATGATGGCTCGTAAAAAGCCATTAAGCGTTGTTGAAGCTTCAGGAGCGAGTGCATCAACAACTACAACAACATTTGAAAAACCAGCACCAAAAGGTGATGTAAAATTAGTAGATAACGTTGATGATTTAATCAACTTATTACACAACGAAGCAAAAGCAATTTAA
- a CDS encoding electron transfer flavoprotein subunit alpha/FixB family protein — protein MSVLVFADSSEGKFKKTAFEVVSYGKKVAEQLGTNVVTLTINGGDASELYTYGAEKVVEVKNDLSSFNAKAYAAIIKQASEAQGADTVIIDSSVDGLTVAPLVAVGLEAGYASNVVDLPSSTAPFVVKRKAFSNKGFNNTEISTEKRVIGVAKNSFGAHENAVSGSAEGLDASLPELGVSSVSIDKATGTVTIADADVVVSAGRGLKGPENWGMVEELADVLGAATACSKPVSDLGWRPHSEHVGQTGKPVASNLYIAIGISGAIQHLAGVNASKVKVVINNDPEAPFFKAADYGIVGDAFEVVPQLIEKLKAFKQA, from the coding sequence ATGTCTGTATTAGTTTTTGCCGATTCATCGGAAGGAAAATTTAAAAAAACAGCTTTTGAAGTTGTTTCATATGGAAAAAAAGTGGCAGAGCAATTAGGAACTAATGTTGTTACCTTAACTATAAATGGAGGAGATGCATCTGAATTATATACTTACGGTGCAGAAAAAGTTGTTGAAGTAAAAAATGACTTATCTTCTTTTAACGCTAAGGCTTACGCTGCTATTATCAAACAAGCAAGTGAAGCTCAAGGTGCGGATACTGTAATCATTGATTCTAGTGTTGACGGATTAACTGTAGCTCCATTAGTAGCTGTAGGATTAGAGGCAGGTTATGCTTCTAACGTAGTAGATTTACCAAGTAGTACTGCTCCTTTTGTTGTGAAGCGTAAAGCGTTTTCAAACAAAGGATTCAATAATACTGAAATCTCAACTGAAAAAAGAGTTATTGGTGTAGCTAAAAACTCATTTGGTGCGCACGAAAACGCAGTATCGGGTTCAGCTGAAGGTTTAGATGCTTCATTACCTGAATTAGGAGTTTCTTCTGTTTCTATTGATAAAGCTACAGGAACAGTTACAATTGCTGATGCAGATGTAGTAGTATCTGCAGGACGTGGGTTAAAAGGACCTGAAAACTGGGGAATGGTTGAAGAATTAGCTGACGTTTTAGGTGCTGCAACTGCATGTTCTAAACCAGTTTCTGATTTAGGTTGGAGACCTCATAGTGAGCACGTTGGACAAACTGGAAAGCCAGTAGCTTCTAACTTATACATTGCTATCGGAATTTCTGGAGCTATTCAGCATTTAGCTGGAGTTAATGCTTCTAAAGTAAAAGTAGTAATTAACAACGATCCTGAAGCTCCTTTCTTTAAGGCTGCTGATTACGGAATTGTTGGAGATGCTTTCGAAGTTGTACCTCAACTTATTGAAAAATTAAAAGCTTTCAAACAAGCTTAA
- a CDS encoding bifunctional nuclease family protein, whose protein sequence is MSLVRLTIKGISYSQTQSGAYALVLSEMEGTRTLPIIIGAFEAQSIAIALEKEIRPPRPLTHDLFKTFAEQFQIQLKQIIIHKLVDGVFFSSLICERDGIEESIDARTSDAIALAVRFQTPIFTYENILDKAGIYLKAEEKFSDEEEELEKIELIPDTEVSELDDFSALSLGELETKLHEAVNNEDYELAAKIRDEIDKRS, encoded by the coding sequence ATGAGCTTAGTAAGATTAACTATTAAAGGAATTTCGTACAGTCAAACACAGAGCGGTGCATATGCACTTGTTTTGAGTGAAATGGAAGGAACTCGTACTTTACCCATAATTATTGGTGCTTTTGAAGCACAATCTATAGCAATAGCTTTAGAAAAAGAAATACGCCCTCCAAGACCACTGACACACGATTTATTCAAAACATTTGCTGAACAATTTCAAATTCAACTCAAACAAATTATTATTCATAAATTAGTAGATGGAGTTTTTTTCTCTAGTTTAATTTGTGAAAGAGACGGAATTGAAGAATCAATAGATGCCAGAACTTCAGATGCTATTGCGTTAGCAGTACGTTTTCAAACTCCCATTTTCACTTATGAAAACATACTTGACAAAGCAGGTATTTATTTGAAAGCAGAAGAAAAGTTTAGCGATGAAGAAGAGGAATTAGAAAAAATTGAATTGATTCCTGACACCGAAGTATCTGAATTGGATGACTTCTCTGCCTTATCTTTAGGCGAACTAGAAACAAAACTACACGAAGCTGTTAATAATGAAGATTATGAATTAGCAGCTAAAATTAGAGACGAAATTGACAAACGCTCTTAA
- a CDS encoding nucleoside transporter C-terminal domain-containing protein — protein sequence MKKIFSILLVFFSIVIQAQTIEKNWNFSSIENINKEGIVTINKGDYFKLKDGKFSYFLENKDSLYAYGNYISQNNLLIFNYTKPKDTVRYYNIVELTNDKLAISEGDITYNFKDTEALVPPVKEETTQASDASNQIIASQGFTFKSFYRGVIGMIVLLIIAFLFSSNRRGIDWKTVSLGLAFQLIIAIGVLKVPFVQKVFEFVGAIFVKVLDFTRAGSEFLFSGLVSDMSSFGFIFAFQVLPTIIFFSALTSLLFYLGVIQWIVKGLAWLLSKVLKISGAESLSVAGNIFLGQTEAPLLIKAYLEKMNRSEILLVMIGGMATVAGAVLAAYIGFLGGDDEALRLLYAKHLLAASVMAAPGAIIISKILYPQLEEVNTDVKVSSEKIGSNILDAIANGTTEGLNLAMNVAAMLLVFIAFIAMLNYGLFLVGGITGLNEWIASNTSYESFSLEFVLGYIFAPLMWLIGVASEDTALMGQLLGIKLAASEFVGYIQLAELKNVANATHLTYNKSVIMATYMLCGFANFASIGIQIGGIGSLAPGQRKTLSEFGMKALIGGTIASLMSATIAGMIIG from the coding sequence ATGAAAAAAATCTTTTCGATATTACTTGTATTTTTTTCAATAGTAATACAAGCCCAAACTATTGAAAAAAACTGGAACTTCTCTTCTATTGAAAACATCAATAAAGAAGGAATCGTAACAATAAACAAAGGAGATTACTTTAAACTAAAAGATGGAAAGTTTTCTTATTTCTTAGAAAATAAGGATAGTTTATATGCCTATGGGAATTATATTTCTCAGAATAACCTTTTAATATTCAACTACACTAAACCAAAAGATACTGTTCGCTATTACAACATTGTCGAATTGACTAATGATAAGCTTGCAATTTCTGAAGGTGACATTACATATAACTTTAAAGACACAGAAGCTTTAGTTCCTCCTGTTAAAGAAGAAACTACCCAAGCTTCGGATGCTTCTAACCAAATTATAGCAAGCCAAGGATTTACTTTTAAAAGTTTTTATCGTGGTGTAATTGGTATGATTGTTTTATTAATCATTGCCTTTTTATTCAGTTCAAACCGAAGAGGTATTGATTGGAAAACTGTAAGCTTAGGTTTAGCTTTTCAATTGATAATTGCGATTGGAGTTCTTAAAGTACCTTTTGTTCAGAAAGTTTTTGAATTTGTTGGTGCTATTTTCGTTAAAGTATTAGATTTTACTAGAGCAGGAAGTGAGTTCCTATTTAGTGGACTGGTATCTGACATGAGTTCGTTCGGATTTATTTTTGCTTTTCAAGTATTACCTACAATTATTTTCTTTTCAGCACTAACATCTTTACTTTTCTATTTAGGTGTTATTCAATGGATAGTAAAAGGATTAGCTTGGTTACTTTCTAAAGTCTTAAAAATTTCAGGTGCTGAAAGTTTATCTGTAGCAGGTAATATTTTCTTAGGACAAACGGAAGCACCTTTATTAATTAAAGCCTATTTAGAAAAAATGAACCGTTCTGAAATCCTATTAGTAATGATAGGTGGAATGGCAACCGTTGCGGGAGCTGTATTAGCTGCGTATATTGGATTTTTAGGTGGTGATGATGAAGCACTACGTTTATTATATGCTAAACACTTATTAGCAGCCTCAGTTATGGCAGCGCCAGGAGCTATTATCATTTCTAAAATTTTATATCCTCAATTGGAGGAAGTTAATACTGACGTAAAAGTATCTTCTGAGAAAATTGGATCTAATATTCTAGATGCAATTGCAAACGGTACTACTGAAGGATTAAATTTAGCCATGAATGTTGCTGCGATGTTATTAGTATTTATCGCTTTTATTGCAATGCTTAATTACGGTTTATTTCTTGTTGGAGGAATAACTGGATTAAATGAATGGATTGCTAGTAACACATCTTATGAGAGTTTTTCTCTTGAGTTTGTTTTAGGATATATTTTCGCCCCTTTAATGTGGTTAATAGGTGTTGCTAGTGAAGACACGGCATTAATGGGACAATTATTAGGAATTAAACTTGCGGCAAGCGAGTTCGTTGGATACATACAATTAGCGGAACTTAAAAATGTTGCTAATGCAACACACTTAACGTATAATAAATCCGTTATTATGGCAACCTACATGTTATGTGGGTTTGCAAACTTTGCCTCTATTGGAATTCAAATAGGTGGTATTGGATCATTAGCACCAGGACAAAGAAAAACGCTTTCTGAATTTGGAATGAAAGCCTTAATTGGTGGTACAATTGCATCATTAATGTCAGCTACAATAGCTGGTATGATTATAGGATAA
- a CDS encoding thymidylate synthase has translation MKQYLDLVKHVLENGNEKGDRTGTGTKSVFGYQMRFDLSEGFPMVTTKKLHLKSIIYELLWFIKGDTNVKYLQENGVRIWNEWADENGDLGPVYGHQWRNWNSDEIDQLKDVIETLKNNPNSRRMLISAWNPSVLPDTSKSFSDNVANGKAALPPCHAFFQFYVADGKLSCQLYQRSADIFLGVPFNIASYALFTMMVAQVCGYEAGEFIHTFGDAHIYNNHMEQLELQLSRDPRPLPTMKINPSIQNIEDFDFDDFELLNYDPHPHIKGVVAV, from the coding sequence ATGAAGCAGTATTTAGATTTAGTAAAACACGTTTTAGAAAACGGTAATGAAAAAGGTGATAGAACAGGAACTGGAACGAAAAGTGTTTTTGGTTATCAAATGCGTTTTGATTTAAGTGAAGGGTTTCCAATGGTAACGACGAAAAAGTTACATTTAAAATCTATCATCTATGAACTATTATGGTTTATTAAAGGAGATACTAACGTAAAATACTTACAAGAAAACGGAGTTAGAATCTGGAACGAGTGGGCAGATGAAAATGGTGATTTAGGTCCAGTTTATGGGCATCAATGGAGAAATTGGAATAGCGATGAAATTGATCAGTTAAAAGATGTTATAGAAACGCTTAAAAATAATCCAAATAGCAGAAGAATGCTAATCTCTGCATGGAATCCTAGTGTATTACCAGATACATCAAAGTCTTTTTCTGATAATGTAGCCAATGGAAAAGCGGCATTACCTCCTTGTCATGCTTTTTTCCAATTTTATGTTGCTGACGGTAAATTATCTTGTCAATTATATCAAAGAAGTGCAGACATATTTCTTGGTGTTCCATTTAATATTGCGAGTTATGCTTTGTTTACAATGATGGTTGCTCAAGTTTGTGGATATGAAGCTGGAGAATTCATTCACACTTTTGGAGATGCTCATATTTATAATAATCATATGGAGCAATTAGAATTGCAACTATCTAGAGATCCTAGACCTTTACCAACGATGAAAATTAATCCATCAATACAAAATATTGAAGATTTTGATTTCGATGATTTTGAATTGTTAAATTATGATCCACATCCACATATTAAAGGAGTGGTTGCCGTTTAA
- a CDS encoding dihydrofolate reductase, whose translation MITIIAAIGKNNELGKDNDLIWHLPEDLKRFKRVTSGHHILMGRNTFESIGKPLPNRTTVIITRNNDYFKDGCLIAGSIEEAIQLAENDEEIFIIGGAQIYKQAIQNPSVKKLDMTIVHESFDADVFFPEIDSTIWKEAAREDFKADEKNKYDYSFVTYLRR comes from the coding sequence ATGATTACAATTATTGCCGCTATTGGTAAAAACAACGAATTAGGAAAGGATAACGACCTAATTTGGCATTTACCTGAAGACCTAAAAAGATTTAAAAGAGTAACTTCTGGACATCACATATTAATGGGAAGAAATACTTTTGAAAGTATTGGAAAACCATTACCTAATAGAACTACCGTAATTATTACTAGAAATAATGACTATTTTAAAGATGGTTGCTTAATTGCAGGAAGTATTGAAGAAGCGATTCAACTGGCAGAAAACGATGAGGAAATTTTCATTATAGGTGGTGCTCAAATTTACAAACAAGCTATTCAAAACCCTTCTGTTAAAAAACTAGATATGACTATTGTTCATGAAAGTTTTGATGCCGATGTATTTTTCCCAGAAATTGATTCAACTATCTGGAAAGAGGCGGCTAGAGAAGATTTTAAAGCTGACGAAAAAAATAAATACGATTATAGTTTCGTTACTTACCTTAGGAGATAA
- the gldA gene encoding gliding motility-associated ABC transporter ATP-binding subunit GldA translates to MSIQLTSVTKTYGKQKAVNNISFSAKKGEIVGFLGPNGAGKSTTMKILTGYIQPTEGSVTVNDIDVISNSLETRKSIGYLPEHNPLYLDMYVKEYLLFHADVHQIKNYDLEEIINKVGLEKEAHKKINQLSKGYRQRVGLAAAILHNPDVLILDEPTTGLDPNQLVEIRSLIKELGRNKTVLLSTHIMQEVEAICDRVIIINNGEIVIDKKLAELKDSNQQVIKVGFDYKIEEQFLQRLSDITTIKNNYDNSWTLTFETEEDMRPKLFDFAQEHGLKILELNSENKNLETLFRELTKKIV, encoded by the coding sequence ATGTCTATTCAACTTACATCAGTTACCAAAACATACGGAAAACAAAAAGCTGTAAACAATATTTCTTTTTCTGCTAAAAAAGGAGAAATTGTTGGATTTCTTGGACCAAATGGAGCAGGGAAATCAACTACAATGAAAATTCTTACAGGTTATATTCAACCAACAGAAGGATCTGTAACAGTGAATGATATTGATGTTATTTCGAATAGTTTAGAAACAAGGAAAAGTATTGGATATCTTCCTGAACACAATCCATTGTATTTGGATATGTATGTTAAGGAATATTTATTGTTTCATGCAGATGTTCATCAGATTAAAAATTATGATTTAGAAGAAATCATAAACAAAGTTGGCTTAGAAAAAGAAGCTCACAAAAAAATCAATCAGCTCTCTAAAGGATATCGCCAAAGAGTTGGTTTAGCAGCTGCTATTTTGCACAATCCTGATGTGTTAATTCTAGATGAGCCAACAACTGGTTTAGATCCTAATCAATTAGTTGAAATTCGCTCTTTAATTAAAGAATTGGGAAGGAATAAAACCGTTTTATTATCTACGCACATCATGCAAGAAGTTGAAGCTATTTGTGATCGAGTGATCATTATTAATAACGGTGAAATTGTAATTGATAAAAAACTAGCTGAATTAAAAGATAGCAATCAACAAGTCATCAAAGTAGGATTCGACTACAAAATCGAAGAACAATTCTTACAACGCTTATCTGATATCACCACAATCAAAAATAATTACGATAATTCTTGGACTTTAACTTTTGAAACCGAAGAAGACATGCGTCCTAAATTATTTGATTTTGCTCAAGAACATGGTTTAAAAATCTTAGAATTAAACTCTGAAAATAAAAATCTAGAGACCTTATTTAGGGAACTGACAAAAAAAATTGTTTAA